A window of the Butyricimonas virosa genome harbors these coding sequences:
- a CDS encoding RNA polymerase sigma-70 factor, protein MPDELILFEKMQRGDTSALEYFFREYTDVLYYRALGFVKDNLAAEDIVQEVFIRFWQLRKNLKITDSVPGYLCKAVDHRCHNYLEHLKVKHRYEESQKWEEVMEEVSEDEEELNIMRERLKMFVDSLPEKCREIFILACIEGLKYKQVAEKLDVSVNTVKTQLKSAYSKLRAEFNENDLEIIVLLIFLGYM, encoded by the coding sequence ATGCCAGATGAGTTGATACTTTTCGAAAAAATGCAACGAGGAGATACTTCCGCTTTGGAGTACTTTTTTCGAGAGTACACGGATGTACTGTATTATCGTGCATTGGGCTTTGTAAAGGACAATTTGGCTGCAGAAGATATCGTGCAGGAGGTATTCATTCGTTTCTGGCAATTACGGAAAAATCTGAAAATAACGGATTCTGTTCCCGGTTATTTGTGCAAGGCAGTGGACCATCGTTGCCACAATTATCTAGAGCATTTGAAAGTGAAACATCGTTACGAGGAAAGTCAGAAATGGGAAGAGGTGATGGAGGAGGTTTCGGAGGATGAAGAGGAGTTGAATATCATGCGGGAACGATTGAAAATGTTTGTTGATTCGTTGCCGGAGAAATGCCGGGAGATATTCATTTTGGCTTGTATTGAAGGTTTAAAGTATAAACAAGTGGCTGAAAAATTAGATGTTTCTGTTAATACAGTTAAAACACAATTAAAAAGTGCTTATAGTAAATTGCGGGCCGAGTTTAATGAAAATGATTTGGAAATCATTGTATTACTAATTTTTTTAGGATATATGTAA
- a CDS encoding RagB/SusD family nutrient uptake outer membrane protein has product MRKVIIILTALAGSLFFNSCNSWLDVKPYDSMAEEQLYSTENGIQRALNGLYLSLASNDLYAENLGGGAIDVLGQRYKLSSEHSYYDLSEYKYTNDGPKETFEAIWKAAYKLIADCNEFLEQVPRHQDLLSQGNYKMMMGEALAIRTLLHFDMFRIFGPVYTEANKQEASIPYYSMVTDVTQPILSTEELVEHLFADIDSAIVLLSKDVILADGVVKGEGFWDYRNLRLNYYAVWALKARMCWYLGNAYADEAYRIATALLEGKDPKTNEVNNFNTVFEPVSQNVAVTDRVFFSEELFALHNMKRTTVYKELFSSDLEDNNILLSTEDYMNKLFDEPNDYRWHSWEVATGRQTSGLMVFVKYVEQTENRNDPYLYEIQSMLRLSELYLIAAATAPDDATVTAWLEKLRMMRGYQSGMVGSDAQKVLQQEWEKEFYGEGQYYYFLKRNGKTSVSGPNGSKKPNYVIPLPESETNNRRD; this is encoded by the coding sequence ATGAGAAAAGTGATTATTATATTGACAGCTCTGGCGGGAAGCTTATTCTTCAATAGCTGTAATAGTTGGCTGGATGTAAAGCCTTATGATTCTATGGCAGAAGAACAGCTTTATTCTACGGAGAATGGGATTCAGCGGGCTTTGAACGGTTTGTACCTGAGTCTTGCATCGAATGACTTGTATGCAGAGAATTTAGGAGGGGGTGCTATTGATGTATTGGGACAGCGGTATAAATTGTCCAGCGAACATTCTTATTATGATTTAAGCGAATATAAATACACGAATGACGGTCCGAAAGAGACTTTTGAGGCAATTTGGAAGGCTGCTTACAAGTTGATCGCAGATTGTAATGAATTTTTGGAACAAGTTCCTAGGCATCAGGATTTATTGTCCCAGGGAAATTATAAAATGATGATGGGGGAGGCTCTGGCTATCCGAACATTATTGCATTTTGATATGTTTCGGATTTTCGGACCCGTGTACACGGAAGCGAATAAGCAAGAAGCTTCTATCCCTTATTATAGTATGGTGACAGATGTTACACAACCTATCCTGTCAACGGAAGAACTAGTTGAACATTTATTTGCGGATATTGATTCGGCAATCGTGTTGTTGTCAAAAGATGTGATTTTAGCGGACGGGGTTGTTAAAGGTGAAGGATTTTGGGATTATCGTAATTTACGTTTGAATTACTATGCCGTATGGGCATTGAAGGCACGTATGTGTTGGTATTTGGGAAATGCGTATGCTGATGAGGCTTACCGGATTGCAACTGCTTTGTTGGAGGGGAAAGATCCTAAAACAAATGAGGTAAATAATTTTAATACGGTTTTTGAACCGGTTTCTCAAAATGTGGCGGTGACCGATCGAGTTTTCTTTAGTGAAGAGTTGTTTGCCTTGCATAATATGAAGCGTACTACGGTTTATAAAGAGTTATTTAGTTCTGATTTGGAAGATAATAATATATTGTTGTCTACAGAGGATTATATGAATAAGCTTTTTGATGAACCCAACGATTATCGTTGGCATTCTTGGGAGGTCGCTACCGGGCGTCAAACTTCCGGATTGATGGTATTTGTCAAATATGTAGAACAGACGGAAAATAGAAATGATCCTTACTTGTATGAAATCCAATCCATGTTGCGGTTGAGTGAACTCTATTTGATTGCTGCGGCAACAGCTCCCGATGATGCAACAGTTACTGCTTGGCTTGAAAAATTGCGAATGATGAGAGGTTATCAGTCTGGAATGGTAGGTTCGGATGCTCAGAAAGTATTGCAGCAGGAATGGGAAAAAGAATTTTATGGTGAAGGACAGTATTATTATTTTTTGAAACGCAACGGTAAGACTTCTGTTTCTGGACCGAATGGATCTAAGAAACCGAATTATGTTATTCCATTGCCTGAGAGTGAAACAAATAATAGACGCGATTAA
- a CDS encoding catalase: MEKKQKLTTEAGAPVGDNQNIQTAGPHGPALLQNVWLIEKLAHFNRERIPERIVHAKGSGAFGTFTVTNDITRYTKASIFARVGKKTDVFMRFSTVAGERGAADTERDVRGFAMKFYTDEGNWDLVGNNTPVFFIRDPLKFPDFIHTQKRDPKTNLRSNTAMWDFWSLSPETLHQVMILMSDRGIPQDFRHMHGFGSHTFSFYNEYNERCWVKFHLRCMQGIANFTNEEAEKIVAKDREHSQRDLFESIEKGDFPKWKMCVQIMPEKDAETYRFNPFDLTKVWSHKDYPLIEVGVIELNRNPENYFADVEQSAFNPANVVPGIHFSPDKMLQGRLFAYGDAHRYRLGVNADSIPVNAPRCPMHNYHRDGAIRVDGNGGGAVNYEPNSFGGPVDNHVYNQPPFEIRGMGSHYQQDKDYYTQPGDLYRLVPEDEKMRIHTNVATAMEGVPMNIKVRVAARFYQADERCGKGIAEAAGLDMNEVLAEVKRQQQED; this comes from the coding sequence ATGGAAAAGAAACAAAAACTTACCACTGAGGCCGGGGCGCCGGTTGGTGATAATCAAAACATTCAGACTGCAGGACCTCATGGGCCGGCTCTCTTGCAAAACGTTTGGCTAATCGAGAAATTGGCTCATTTTAATCGTGAACGGATTCCAGAACGAATCGTGCATGCCAAGGGAAGTGGGGCGTTTGGCACGTTTACGGTGACGAATGATATTACCCGTTACACGAAGGCGAGTATTTTTGCACGGGTCGGTAAGAAAACCGACGTGTTCATGCGTTTTTCCACGGTAGCGGGGGAACGAGGAGCTGCCGATACGGAACGGGATGTCCGGGGATTTGCCATGAAATTTTATACTGACGAGGGAAACTGGGATCTGGTTGGGAATAACACGCCTGTTTTCTTTATCCGGGATCCATTGAAGTTTCCCGATTTTATTCACACGCAAAAGCGGGATCCGAAAACAAATTTGAGAAGTAACACGGCAATGTGGGACTTTTGGAGTTTGTCTCCGGAGACGTTACATCAGGTCATGATCTTGATGAGTGATCGGGGTATCCCTCAAGATTTTCGTCATATGCACGGTTTCGGAAGTCATACATTTAGTTTTTATAACGAGTATAATGAACGTTGCTGGGTGAAATTCCATTTACGCTGTATGCAGGGAATTGCTAACTTCACGAACGAAGAGGCGGAAAAGATCGTGGCAAAAGACCGGGAACATTCTCAGCGGGATTTGTTCGAGAGTATCGAGAAAGGAGATTTTCCGAAATGGAAAATGTGTGTGCAAATCATGCCGGAGAAAGATGCGGAGACTTATCGTTTCAATCCTTTCGACCTGACGAAAGTATGGAGTCATAAGGATTATCCGTTGATTGAGGTCGGGGTGATCGAGTTGAACCGGAATCCAGAGAATTATTTTGCTGACGTGGAACAATCAGCATTTAATCCGGCCAACGTGGTTCCAGGTATCCATTTCTCACCGGATAAGATGTTGCAAGGGCGGTTGTTTGCTTATGGTGATGCTCATCGTTACCGTTTGGGGGTTAATGCCGATTCCATTCCAGTAAATGCGCCTCGTTGCCCGATGCATAATTATCACCGGGATGGAGCCATACGGGTAGACGGTAACGGTGGTGGTGCGGTGAACTACGAGCCGAACAGTTTTGGAGGCCCGGTAGATAATCACGTTTATAATCAACCGCCTTTCGAGATTCGGGGGATGGGTAGTCATTACCAACAGGATAAGGATTACTATACGCAACCGGGTGATTTGTATCGTTTGGTACCGGAAGATGAGAAAATGCGGATTCACACGAATGTTGCCACGGCTATGGAAGGTGTACCCATGAATATAAAAGTGCGGGTAGCTGCTCGTTTCTATCAGGCTGATGAACGTTGTGGTAAGGGGATTGCCGAGGCGGCAGGCTTGGATATGAATGAGGTTCTTGCTGAGGTGAAACGCCAACAGCAAGAAGATTAA
- a CDS encoding SusC/RagA family TonB-linked outer membrane protein: protein MKLTVFLILFGILRLNAGTYVQADSISLDLSNVTCKEALDAIKKQTNLDFFYNNQEINAMGKVSVRCRNVSLEAALRQVLGKNFTFRIVDNTVVIRPEKMKPDPVKQQVVKGVVVDAQGLPLPGVTVLLKGTTLGTSTDMDGNFTLSFPHTAGSVLQFSFIGMKTAEVTFSGQANLKIVLEEETTQMDEVVVTGIFERKSESFTGSATTYKKEDLKMMGSQNILQSLRTLDPSFHITPNNEFGSDPNKLPDIDIRGKTSIVNLKEDYAVDPNQPLFILDGFEVDLQTIVDLNMERVASVTILKDAASTAIYGSRAANGVVVVETKRPAPGTLRLSYNGDFTVQMPDLSDYNMMNAAEKLEFEWLTGYYTKTSNAEYLVDRMNLYNQRLRNVQSGVDTYWLSEPVRTGFSHKHNMYVEGGDDAMLYGVGLSYNGTQGVMKQSGRDVLSFNIDLRYRKGKFSFDNKFTLDYTESQNAPQSFSVYVQTNPYYPKDYEGSVPKYLEESSIDGGFWVNKVENPLYNASLNYLDGSKEISFRNNFQMEWRPMDGIMARGRISLTKANNKGEKFKSPFHTDFDETEKTERGSYSKSTTDRWGYDGDVTVTYGKLLADMHQVNAVLGWNFSSTRLINDAFTAIGFPDDNVPNPAFANEYATESKPSYSESTTRSTSFYMNLNYAYNNRYLLDVNFRKDGSSVFGTNKRFTDSWSVGVAWNIHNEAFMGDWVDWFKLRFSVGNPGNQNFSAYKAYTTYVYNTNLQNAFGMGANVSGFGNPDLKWQKTMDYNLGLDLTVLNNRLKFNTDVYWKDTDPMLVTTSIASSTGRDSYITNLGAQRTKGVSFNVVGTIWENTEDRLNWSLSLNGRHQKQNYRNIGSSLELLNDELKSTSLTRYRDGGSPTDIWAVRSAGIDPMTGKEIYIKKDGSYTFDYDINDEMVVGNTEPLLEGVFGTNLYYKGFSFSAYFRYRIDADYFNTELYNRIENLKTTEMTSYNQDKRALYDRWQQPGDQAQYKKITETVSDNETAPMTSRYVQKENTLSGESISLAYEFGEQKWLKKVFLKNMTIRANMNDIFRCSTIKAERGTSYPFARTVSFSVNMTF, encoded by the coding sequence ATGAAATTAACCGTTTTTTTAATCCTCTTTGGAATTTTGAGATTAAATGCGGGCACTTATGTTCAGGCAGACAGCATTAGTCTCGATCTAAGTAATGTGACCTGTAAAGAGGCGCTTGATGCGATAAAAAAACAGACTAATCTGGATTTTTTTTACAACAATCAGGAAATTAATGCCATGGGTAAAGTTTCTGTGCGTTGTCGGAATGTTTCATTGGAAGCGGCTTTGCGACAAGTTCTGGGAAAGAATTTCACGTTCCGAATCGTTGATAATACCGTTGTTATCCGTCCCGAGAAAATGAAACCAGATCCCGTGAAACAACAGGTCGTCAAAGGTGTTGTTGTGGATGCTCAAGGATTGCCTCTGCCGGGTGTGACTGTTTTATTGAAAGGTACAACTTTGGGAACGTCAACAGATATGGATGGAAACTTTACTCTTTCTTTCCCCCATACAGCAGGTTCAGTTTTACAGTTTTCATTTATCGGTATGAAAACGGCTGAAGTTACATTTTCCGGGCAGGCGAATCTGAAAATCGTGTTGGAAGAGGAAACAACCCAGATGGATGAGGTGGTTGTGACCGGAATCTTCGAGCGTAAATCTGAAAGTTTTACCGGTTCTGCGACGACATATAAGAAGGAGGATTTGAAAATGATGGGATCGCAAAATATATTACAGAGTCTGAGAACTTTGGATCCTTCTTTTCATATTACCCCGAATAATGAGTTCGGTTCTGATCCGAATAAATTACCTGACATTGATATTCGTGGTAAAACGAGTATTGTTAATTTGAAAGAGGATTATGCTGTTGATCCCAACCAGCCTTTGTTTATTTTAGATGGTTTTGAGGTAGATTTGCAGACGATTGTTGATTTGAACATGGAACGAGTAGCTTCTGTTACCATTTTAAAAGATGCCGCATCTACGGCAATCTATGGTTCTCGTGCTGCTAATGGTGTGGTGGTAGTTGAAACTAAGCGTCCTGCTCCGGGGACATTGCGATTATCTTATAATGGAGACTTCACGGTGCAGATGCCAGATCTCAGTGATTACAATATGATGAATGCCGCTGAAAAATTGGAATTTGAGTGGTTGACCGGATATTACACGAAAACTTCGAATGCAGAATATTTGGTTGATCGGATGAATCTTTATAACCAACGGTTGAGAAATGTGCAGAGTGGAGTGGATACTTATTGGTTAAGTGAACCGGTTAGAACGGGGTTTTCTCATAAACACAATATGTATGTTGAAGGGGGTGATGATGCTATGTTGTATGGGGTCGGTCTAAGCTATAACGGTACTCAAGGGGTGATGAAGCAATCTGGACGGGATGTTTTGAGTTTCAATATTGATTTGCGCTATAGGAAGGGTAAATTCAGTTTTGACAACAAATTTACTTTGGATTATACAGAAAGTCAGAATGCTCCTCAAAGTTTTTCCGTGTATGTGCAGACAAATCCTTATTACCCGAAAGATTATGAAGGTTCTGTTCCAAAGTATTTGGAAGAATCTTCTATAGATGGTGGTTTTTGGGTGAATAAAGTAGAAAATCCTTTGTATAATGCTAGTTTAAATTATTTGGATGGTTCAAAAGAAATTTCTTTTCGGAATAATTTCCAAATGGAATGGCGTCCGATGGATGGTATTATGGCACGTGGACGAATCAGTTTAACAAAAGCTAATAACAAGGGAGAAAAGTTTAAATCTCCATTCCATACTGATTTTGACGAGACGGAAAAGACAGAACGGGGTTCCTATTCGAAATCAACGACAGATCGTTGGGGGTATGACGGGGATGTAACCGTGACGTATGGAAAGTTATTGGCTGATATGCATCAGGTAAATGCCGTGCTAGGTTGGAATTTCTCGTCTACACGCTTGATTAATGATGCGTTTACGGCTATCGGTTTTCCGGATGATAATGTCCCGAATCCCGCTTTTGCCAACGAGTATGCCACGGAAAGTAAACCATCATACAGTGAATCCACGACACGTAGTACGAGTTTTTATATGAATCTTAATTATGCTTATAATAATCGATATTTGTTGGATGTAAATTTCCGTAAAGATGGATCTTCCGTATTCGGAACGAACAAACGATTTACAGATAGCTGGTCAGTGGGAGTTGCTTGGAATATTCATAATGAGGCTTTTATGGGAGATTGGGTGGATTGGTTTAAATTGCGTTTTTCAGTCGGTAATCCGGGAAATCAGAATTTCTCTGCTTATAAAGCTTATACAACTTATGTGTATAATACGAACTTGCAAAATGCTTTCGGAATGGGAGCCAATGTTTCGGGATTCGGGAATCCCGACCTGAAATGGCAGAAGACGATGGATTATAACTTGGGATTGGATTTGACTGTGTTGAATAATCGTTTGAAATTCAATACTGATGTTTATTGGAAAGATACCGATCCGATGCTGGTAACCACTTCCATTGCTTCTTCAACAGGACGTGATTCTTATATTACGAATTTGGGAGCGCAGCGAACGAAAGGGGTTAGTTTCAATGTTGTGGGGACTATTTGGGAAAACACCGAGGATCGCCTTAATTGGTCATTGTCTTTGAATGGACGGCATCAAAAGCAGAATTACCGTAACATCGGGTCAAGCCTGGAGTTACTGAATGACGAGTTGAAGTCTACTTCTTTGACGAGATATCGGGACGGTGGAAGTCCGACAGATATATGGGCAGTTCGTTCTGCTGGTATAGACCCGATGACGGGTAAGGAGATTTACATTAAAAAGGATGGAAGTTATACTTTCGATTATGATATTAACGACGAGATGGTGGTAGGCAATACCGAACCTTTATTGGAGGGGGTGTTTGGGACGAATCTTTATTATAAAGGATTTTCTTTCAGTGCTTATTTCCGTTATCGGATAGATGCAGACTATTTCAATACAGAATTATATAATCGCATTGAAAATTTGAAAACGACGGAAATGACTAGTTATAATCAAGATAAGCGTGCATTGTACGATCGTTGGCAGCAACCTGGAGATCAAGCCCAATATAAAAAGATTACAGAGACTGTCAGCGATAATGAAACGGCTCCCATGACTTCTCGGTATGTTCAGAAAGAAAATACACTTAGTGGTGAATCGATATCATTGGCTTATGAATTTGGGGAACAGAAATGGTTGAAAAAAGTGTTTTTAAAGAATATGACTATTCGTGCCAATATGAATGACATTTTTCGTTGTTCGACCATTAAGGCGGAAAGAGGTACTTCTTATCCGTTCGCTAGAACTGTTTCTTTTTCAGTGAATATGACATTTTAA
- a CDS encoding FecR family protein, whose amino-acid sequence MEKEELHKKLDNFLEGNNEESMDGELFSLLVRMDECRKKACPPNKERMWKHVRNALKLSRRRELMRKWAVAAAIVMPLAVGLCFYNYRSDEVAPVPENMGKRHQVSLTLNDGRVLQVQQWNNDSVIQESGTGILVSVGQQMIYHAEKVQLKEEIFNTLSVPRSTEYQVQLSDGTRVWLNSESELRYPVDFVSTERKVFLRGEAYFQVAKDTTKPFRVVVNDMMVEALGTGFNINAYQDDNCLRTTLVEGKVRVSYSDTRQECILVPGEQAVLKEGVLTSGQVNVDDIIAWKKGRFVFSDMPLETIANQLERWYDVEIRFDDTVAKYYRFTGVMKRYNELEQVLGLIEETTNVRFKVEGRQVRVFRNL is encoded by the coding sequence ATGGAGAAAGAAGAACTACATAAGAAGCTGGATAATTTCTTGGAGGGTAATAACGAAGAGAGTATGGATGGGGAATTATTTTCGCTATTGGTCCGCATGGATGAGTGCCGGAAAAAAGCTTGTCCTCCCAACAAAGAACGTATGTGGAAACATGTTCGCAACGCATTGAAGCTTTCCCGGAGGAGAGAATTAATGCGCAAATGGGCGGTAGCAGCTGCTATTGTGATGCCTCTTGCTGTCGGTCTCTGTTTTTATAATTATCGTTCTGACGAGGTGGCTCCAGTGCCGGAGAATATGGGGAAACGTCATCAAGTGTCGCTTACTTTGAATGACGGGAGGGTACTTCAAGTACAACAATGGAATAACGATTCGGTAATTCAGGAAAGCGGAACCGGGATTTTGGTCAGTGTCGGGCAACAAATGATTTATCATGCTGAGAAAGTACAGTTAAAAGAAGAGATTTTTAATACGTTGAGTGTTCCTCGCTCCACGGAATATCAGGTGCAATTGTCAGATGGTACACGAGTGTGGTTGAATTCGGAATCGGAATTACGTTATCCGGTTGATTTTGTCAGTACAGAACGAAAAGTTTTTCTTAGAGGAGAGGCTTATTTTCAGGTGGCGAAAGACACGACTAAACCTTTCCGAGTTGTGGTAAACGACATGATGGTGGAGGCTTTGGGCACGGGCTTCAATATCAACGCCTATCAGGATGACAATTGTTTGCGTACTACTTTGGTAGAGGGAAAAGTTCGGGTTTCATATTCGGATACTCGTCAGGAATGTATTCTTGTGCCGGGCGAGCAGGCTGTTTTGAAGGAAGGGGTACTTACATCTGGACAAGTAAATGTGGATGATATTATCGCTTGGAAAAAGGGACGTTTCGTGTTTAGTGATATGCCGTTGGAAACCATTGCTAATCAATTAGAGCGTTGGTATGATGTGGAGATTCGTTTTGATGACACGGTGGCGAAATATTATCGTTTTACCGGAGTTATGAAACGTTATAATGAATTAGAACAGGTGTTAGGCTTAATAGAAGAGACGACCAATGTCAGATTCAAAGTGGAAGGGCGGCAGGTGAGAGTATTTCGGAATTTATAA
- a CDS encoding DUF4843 domain-containing protein gives MKGILIFLGVVLLCWSCEEDKLDLYKGEGSVYFCYPKVTSEVSNVYMDTTIFSFAMYNVQDTVVRLSVKALGDMVNHERRFKVQVESTTAIAGTNYDELQSEYILPKDSVYGEIPIHIYREGLSDTTVSIELRLVANEYFQQDLPRKIVDKDTIDITRHVLMFTSKLTRPSMWMTSMLGYFSEVKFNFFNQEMGFEPGDWFSADNEIKSSIGNKMIIAKVYFANYLNAIIEAGDPTKMPQDPENSNEADKGYMTFPGVTIPEDWPMASELKTNN, from the coding sequence ATGAAAGGAATATTGATATTTTTAGGAGTTGTTTTACTTTGCTGGAGTTGCGAAGAGGACAAATTGGATTTGTACAAAGGTGAGGGTAGTGTTTATTTTTGTTACCCGAAGGTTACTTCTGAAGTGTCCAACGTGTATATGGATACAACAATCTTTTCTTTTGCGATGTATAATGTGCAAGATACGGTTGTTAGGCTATCAGTCAAGGCTTTGGGTGATATGGTTAATCATGAACGGAGATTTAAAGTACAAGTAGAGAGTACAACGGCTATTGCGGGGACGAATTATGATGAGTTGCAATCCGAATACATACTACCTAAAGACAGTGTGTACGGGGAGATTCCAATTCATATTTACCGGGAGGGATTGTCAGATACCACGGTTTCCATTGAATTGCGTTTAGTGGCCAATGAATATTTTCAACAGGACCTTCCCCGGAAGATTGTAGATAAAGACACAATTGATATTACTCGTCATGTGCTGATGTTTACAAGTAAATTGACGCGTCCGTCTATGTGGATGACTTCTATGTTAGGGTATTTTTCCGAGGTGAAGTTTAACTTCTTTAATCAAGAGATGGGATTTGAGCCTGGTGATTGGTTTAGCGCTGATAACGAAATAAAAAGTAGTATTGGAAACAAAATGATAATAGCGAAGGTCTATTTTGCCAATTATTTGAATGCTATCATTGAGGCTGGTGATCCGACAAAAATGCCACAAGATCCTGAAAACTCGAATGAAGCGGACAAGGGATACATGACTTTCCCGGGAGTGACGATACCGGAAGATTGGCCAATGGCTTCAGAATTAAAAACAAACAATTAA